A genomic region of Thermoanaerobaculia bacterium contains the following coding sequences:
- a CDS encoding ABC transporter ATP-binding protein — translation MIHLDHLWRTFTVGDEDVHAVKDVTLSVEQGEHVSLIGPSGSGKSTLLHIIGCLDRPSSGNYFFREKEVGGLSEDERSQIRRHEIGFVFQFFHLLPRLTALGNVELPMLFAGIPRSERRDRASKALVSVGLSHRLHHKSEQLSGGERQRVAIARAVVMEPSLILADEPTGNLDSHSAGEIMELLESMNRRGMTLIVVTHDSGIAERASRILRMKDGSLVNGADPGRTGGN, via the coding sequence GTGATTCATCTCGACCATCTCTGGAGAACCTTTACCGTCGGCGATGAAGATGTTCACGCGGTAAAGGATGTCACACTTTCCGTTGAGCAGGGAGAGCATGTTTCTCTTATCGGCCCTTCCGGGTCGGGAAAATCGACCCTTCTCCATATCATCGGCTGTCTGGATCGCCCGTCCAGCGGGAACTATTTCTTTCGGGAAAAAGAGGTCGGAGGCCTTTCGGAGGATGAACGATCTCAGATACGAAGGCATGAGATTGGGTTTGTCTTCCAGTTTTTCCACCTTTTGCCCCGCCTTACCGCGCTGGGAAACGTCGAACTGCCCATGCTCTTTGCCGGAATTCCAAGGTCCGAGCGCAGGGACCGGGCATCAAAAGCCTTAGTTTCCGTGGGTTTATCCCATCGTCTCCACCACAAATCCGAGCAGCTGTCCGGGGGAGAACGTCAGCGGGTTGCCATTGCCAGGGCTGTGGTCATGGAACCTTCCCTGATCCTCGCGGATGAACCGACGGGGAACCTGGACAGCCACTCCGCAGGAGAAATCATGGAACTCCTCGAATCGATGAACCGGCGGGGCATGACACTGATCGTTGTCACCCACGATTCGGGGATTGCCGAACGTGCATCGCGAATCCTGCGCATGAAAGATGGATCCCTGGTCAATGGAGCCGATCCCGGGAGGACGGGAGGGAACTGA
- a CDS encoding efflux RND transporter periplasmic adaptor subunit, which translates to MKRWILRAVWVLIGIGILYGAKLLFFAPKEIPVRAVTAELGTVEETVTNTRAGTVKVRTRASLSPQIGGRVISIPFRKGQSVHKGELLLRLDDSVQRAELALAKEDVVLTRAQQTEACLAANLAFKEWERGRSLAQDGISTEQQLDVLSTERDRTKAACDAATAAISQAEARVKLSQTYLDQTEIRAPFDGVIADLSTEVGEWITPSPPGVPIPAVIDLLDASSVYISAPIDEMDSERVSVGQKAYLTVDSRRGQKFMGTVVRVAPYVLDQLEQNRTVEVEAEFDDASNADILPGTSADVEIILNRKEDVLRIPTSAISDDNVVLVIEGDRLREQKIKTGLSNWQETEVIDGLKQGDRVVEARDSTSIKAGARVTVSPSS; encoded by the coding sequence ATGAAACGTTGGATCCTGAGGGCTGTCTGGGTCCTCATTGGTATCGGAATCCTCTATGGCGCGAAGCTCCTCTTTTTTGCCCCGAAGGAGATCCCGGTCCGGGCGGTGACCGCCGAATTGGGTACCGTCGAAGAGACCGTGACCAATACAAGGGCGGGTACAGTGAAGGTAAGAACCCGAGCAAGCCTGAGTCCACAGATCGGAGGCCGGGTAATCTCCATTCCCTTCCGGAAGGGCCAATCGGTCCATAAAGGAGAACTACTGCTGAGACTGGACGACTCGGTTCAGCGGGCGGAGCTGGCCCTGGCAAAGGAGGATGTGGTATTGACCCGGGCACAGCAGACGGAGGCGTGTCTGGCTGCCAATCTGGCATTCAAGGAATGGGAGAGGGGACGATCCCTGGCACAGGATGGCATTTCCACGGAACAGCAGCTGGATGTTCTGTCTACGGAACGGGACCGCACAAAGGCCGCCTGCGACGCTGCCACGGCAGCCATATCCCAGGCTGAAGCACGAGTAAAGTTGTCCCAGACCTATCTCGACCAGACTGAAATACGAGCACCCTTTGACGGTGTGATTGCCGATCTTTCCACGGAAGTCGGGGAGTGGATCACTCCATCTCCTCCCGGCGTTCCCATTCCTGCCGTGATCGATCTGCTGGATGCCTCTTCCGTCTACATCAGTGCACCGATTGACGAGATGGACTCCGAGCGCGTTTCCGTGGGACAGAAGGCGTATCTCACGGTGGATTCGCGGCGCGGACAGAAGTTTATGGGTACGGTGGTCCGTGTGGCCCCCTATGTCCTGGATCAGCTGGAACAGAATCGCACCGTAGAGGTGGAAGCGGAATTTGATGACGCTTCCAATGCCGACATCCTTCCCGGCACCTCTGCCGATGTCGAAATCATATTGAATCGAAAGGAAGACGTGCTCCGGATTCCCACCTCTGCAATCTCGGATGACAACGTTGTTCTCGTGATCGAAGGGGATCGGCTCAGGGAACAAAAGATCAAAACCGGCCTTTCCAACTGGCAGGAAACCGAAGTCATCGACGGGCTGAAACAGGGAGACCGCGTCGTCGAAGCTCGTGACAGCACCTCGATCAAGGCCGGTGCCCGGGTAACCGTCTCTCCATCTTCGTGA